GCCAGGTGGAGCTGGTGCACCGCACGGCGCGGGAGCTGGGCCTGCAGCTGGAGCCGGGGGCCGCCGAAGCCCTCAGTGAGGCCATCGGCAACGACAGCGCCCGGCTGGCCAGCGAGCTGGAGAAACTGCAGCTCTTCGGCCGGGGGCCGGGGGGCACCGGCGGGCCGATCAGCGTGGCGGCCGTGCAGGCCCTGGTGGGCGGCCACAGCACCAGCGCCCTGGCGGTGGGGGATGCCCTGCTGGAGGGCGAGCCGGTGACCGCCATCGCCCTGGTGGAATCCCTGCTGGAGCAGGGCGAGCCGGCCCTGCGCATCGTGGCCTCCCTCACCAGCCAGATCCGCGGCTGGCTCTGGGTGGCGCTGCTGGATCAGCGGGGCGAGCAGGACGTGGCGGTGATCGCCAAGGCGGCTGGCATCGGCAACCCCAAGCGGATCTACGTGATGCGCAAGCAGATCCGCGGCCGCCCCGCCGGCCGCTTCCTCACCCTGCTGAGCCAGCTGCTGGATGTGGAGGCCGCCCTCAAGCGCGGCGCCGATCCGGGGGATGCCTTCCGCGACGGCTTCCTGTTCGCCGCGGCCCACGGCCGATAATCAGCCGTTGCGATCACGCCGGATCCCGCGCCCATGGCCCTGCTGGTTCAGAAATTCGGGGGCACCTCGGTGGCCGACGTGGAGCGGATCCAGGCGGTGGCGCGGCGGGTCGCCCACTGCCGCGAGGAGGGCCATGAACTGGTGGTGGTGGTGTCGGCCATGGGCCACACCACCGATGAGCTCACCGGCCTGGCCCGGGCGATCAGCGGCGATCCGCCGCAGCGGGAGATGGACATGCTGCTGGCCACCGGCGAGCAGGTGTCGATCGCGCTGCTCTCGATCGCTCTCCATGCCGAGGGGGTGCCGGCGGTATCGATGACCGGACCCCAGGCCGGCATCGTGACCGAATCGGCCCACGGCCGCGCCCGCATCCTGGAGATCCGCACCGAGCGGCTGCGCCGCCTGCTCGATGAGGGCCACGTGGTGGTGGTGGCGGGCTTCCAGGGCACCAGCAGCGGCCCGGGCGGCACCCCGGAGATCACCACCCTCGGCCGCGGCGGCTCCGACACCTCCGCCGTGGCCCTGGCCGCCGCCCTCGGGGCCGACGCCTGCGAGATCTACACCGATGTGCCCGGGGTGCTCACCACAGACCCGCGCAAGGTGGCCGATGCCCAGCTGATGGAGCAGGTGAGCTGCGACGAGATGCTGGAGCTGGCCAGCCTGGGCGCCGCGGTGCTGCACCCGAGGGCCGTGGAGATCGCCCGCAACTACGGCGTGCCGCTGGTGGTGCGCTCCAGCTGGAGCGATGCCCCGGGCACCCTGCTCACCAGCGGCGAACCGCGCCCGATCGGCATGGGCGGGCTCGAGCTGGGCAAACCCGTGGATGGGGCCGAGCTGGAGAGCCAGCAGGCGGTGGTGGCCCTCTCCCACGTGCCGGACCGGCCCGGCGTGGCCGCCCAGCTGTTCGAAGCGCTCGGGGCCGCCGGCCTGAACGTGGACCTGATCGTGCAGGCCACCCACGTGGGCAGCGGCCCTGGCTCCTACACCAACGACATCGCCTTCACCCTGCCGGAGGCCGACCTCGACCGGGCCCAGCTGGTGTGCCGTGAGGTGCTGGCCGGCCTGGGGGCCGATCTGGGCGACGGCGGGGCCCAGCTCAGCGGCGAGGCCGGCATGGCCAAGCTGAGCATCTCCGGCGCCGGCATCATGGGGCGCCCGGGGGTGGCGGCACGGCTATTCGACACCCTGGCCCGCTACGGCATCAACCTGCGCCTGATCGCCACCAGCGAGGTGAAGGTGAGCTGCCTGGTGGCGGGCGAGCTGGGCACCAAGGCCCTGCGGGCCGCCGCCGAGGCCTTCGAACTGGGCGAGGCCCAGCTGCGCCACGATCCACCCCCCTGCCACGTGGGGGAAGCGGCCGTGCGGGGCGTGGCGCTCGACCGCGACCAGGCCCAGGTGGCCGTGCGCCAGGTGCCCGACCGGCCCGGCACCGCTGCCGCCGTCTGCCGCGCCCTGGCCGATGCCGGCATCAGCCTCGATGCGATCGTGCAGTCGGAGCGCACCCATGGCAGCGGCAGCCAGCGCAGCCGCGACATGAGCTTCACCCTGCGCCGCGACGACCGGGGCCGGGCCGAACAGGCCCTCGCCCCCCTGCTGCGGCAGTGGCCGGGTTCACGCTTCGAGGAGGGCCCGGCCATCGCCCGGGTGAGCGCCGTGGGCGCCGGCATGCCCTGCACCCCCGGCACGGCGGCCCGCATGTTCCGCTGCCTGGCCGAGGCGGACGTGAACATCGAACTGATCGCCACCAGCGAGATCCGCACCAGCTGCGTGGTGGCGGAACAGGAGGGGGTGCGGGCGCTGCAGGCGGTTCATGCCGCCTTCGGACTGGGGGGCACCACGCGGCACCGGGCCGAGGGCACCGAAGCGCCGGTCTGAACAAGCGCCGGCCTTGGGGCGAGGCTGAGACTGGCTCCCTCGATTGACCGGAGCCTCAAGGCGTTTGCATCCCTGAGCTGGCAATTCGGATCCCCATCAGGAGCAAGCCTGCTTGATTGAGCTCAAGGACTTTGAAGACGGGCTGTCCCGGGGCGAGTTCTTTCTCGAATACCAGCCGATCGTCTCCCTGCAGGATCTCCGCTGCATCGGTGCCGAAGCCCTGATCCGCTGGCGGCGGCCCAGCGGCGTCCTGATGCCGGGGCAGTTCATGCCCTGCGCGGAGAACACGCCGGCCTCCGGTGTCCTCACCTACTGGGTGATGGAGACGGCCATTGCCGAGCTCCTGCCGTGGCTGGAGGACCACCCCGGTTGCCACCTCGCCATCAACGTCCCCCCGGAGATCCTCGGACGCGGAGGGCTCTACCACTACGGGATGAAGACCGACCTCCAGAAGAGACCCAGGCAGTTGATTCTGGAACTCACCGAGCGGGGACTGCCCGACCACCTGGCGCTGCAGGGTCTCTCCTCGGCCAGGGACCTGGGGGTGAGGATCGCTCTCGATGATGTGACCCTGATGGGAGGCGCCAACCTGGCGGCCCTGAGTCGCTGCCCCTTTGACATCATCAAGGTGGACCGCTCCCTGGTTGGGCTGATCTCGCCGGGAGACGCCCTTCCCAACTGGCTGGAGGGAATCTCGGCCCTGATCCGATCGTCGGAGCTCATGCTGGTGGCCGAGGGCGTGGAGACGGCGCACCAGCTCCGCGTGCTGCAGGACTACGGCATCCAGGCGGCCCAGGGTTTTCTCTTCTCACGCCCCCTGGCCGCCCCTGAGCTGATCTCCTTCCATCGGCGCGCTGAGCAGACGGCCATCTCAGGGGGCAGACCGTCAGCCTGAGCTGGCGAGCGCAACCACTGGGCTCCGGTCCGGGGCTCAGGCCCGCCCCACCAGCTTCTGGCGCAGCCCCTTGATGCGGTCGCGCAGGTTGGCGGCCTCCTCGAACTCCAGGTTCTTCGCGGCGGCCTTCATCTTCTCCTCGAGCTGCTGAATCAGCTCCGGCAGGGAATCGAGGGGCACGGCGTTGTGCTCCGCCTGTTCTGTGGCCTGCTCGAGCTGCTCGTCATTGAGGCGGCGCGACACCTCCAGGAAGGCCAGGATCGCGTTGCCCGCCCGCTTGCCGGCCGCCGTGGGGGTGATGCCGTGCTTCTCGTTGTAGGTCTGCTGGATGGCGCGGCGGCGCTCGGTTTCGGAGATCGCCTTCGCCATGCTGTCGGTGAGGTTGTCGGCATAGAGCAGCGCCACGCCCTCCACGTGGCGGGCGGCGCGGCCGATGGTCTGGATCAGGGAGCGCTCGGCCCGCAGGAAGCCCTCCTTGTCGGCATCGAGGATCGCCACCAGCGACACCTCCGGCAGATCCAGGCCCTCCCGCAGCAGGTTCACGCCCACCAGCACGTCGTATTCGCCATTGCGCAGGTCCTGGATGATCTCGATCCGCTCGATCGAGTGGATCTCGGAGTGCAGGTAGCGCACCCGCACGCCGTTCTCCGCCAGGTAATCGGTGAGGTCCTCGGCCATGCGCTTGGTGAGGGTGGTCACCAGCACCCGCTCCTTCCTGTCGGCCCGCAGGCGGATCTCACCGAGCAGATCGTCCACCTGGCCCTCGGTGGGCCGCACCTCCACGACCGGATCGAGCACGCCGGTGGGGCGGATCACCTGCTCCACCACCTGATCCCGGCTCTGCTCCAGCTCCCAGGCGCCCGGCGTGGCGCTCACGAAGATCGTCTGGCGGGCCTTCTCCCAGAACTCCTCCCCCTTGAGCGGCCTGTTGTCGGCCGCCGAGGGCAGGCGGAAACCGTGCTCGATCAGCACCTGCTTGCGGCTCTGGTCGCCGTTGTACATGGCCTGCAGCTGGGAGCAGGTCACGTGACTCTCGTCCACCACCAGCAGCCAGTCGTCGGGGAAGTAGTCGATCAGACACTCGGGGGGCGTGCCGGCCTGGCGGCCGGCCAGGTGGCGGGCGTAGTTCTCCACGCCGTTGCAGTAGCCCACCTGCTCGAGCATCTCCAGGTCGTAGGTGGTGCGCTGCTCGAGGCGCTGGGCCTCCAGCAGCCGGCCCTGGCTGTTGAGCACGTCCAGTCGCTCCCGCAACTCGAGGCGGATCGCCTGGATCGCCTCCTCGAGGCGTTCCTTGGGCGTCACGAAGTGCTTGGCCGGATAGATGTTGATGCTCTCGAGGCTCTGGAGGATCTCGCCGGTGGTGGGATCCACGTAGCGGATCGCCTCCACCTCATCACCGAACAGCTCGATCCGCACCAGCCGGTCTTCATAGGCCGGGCCGATCTCCAGCACATCGCCGCGCACGCGGAAGCGGCCGCGGGAGATCTCCAGGTCGTTGCGGGAGTACTGGTTGTTCACCAGCTCCCGCAGGGAGCCGCGCAGGTTGAGCGTGTCGCCCACCTGGAATTTCACTGCCGCCTTGAGGTACTCGCTCGGGATCCCCAGGCCGTAGATGCAGCTGATCGAGGCCACCACGATCACATCGCGCCGCTCGAACAGCGAGCGCGTCGCCGAGTGGCGCAGCATGTCGATCTCTTCGTTGATCGAGGCCGTCTTGGCGATGTAGGTGTCGGAGACGGGCACGTACGCCTCCGGCTGGTAGTAGTCGTAGTAGGAGATGAAGTATTCGACCGCGTTGTTTGGGAAGAACTCCCGCAGCTCGTTGCACAGCTGCGCCGCCAGGGTCTTGTTGTGGGCCAGCACCAGCGTGGGCCGGCCGGTGCGCTCGATCACATTGGCGATCGTGAAGGTCTTGCCGGTGCCGGTGGCACCGAGCAGGGTCTGGTAGCGCTCGCCCCCTTCCACCCCGGCCACCAGCCCGGCGATGGCCGTGGGCTGGTCGCCCTTGGGGGTGTAGGGGGCGTGGAGTTGGAACGGAACCATGGCTGCCATTCTCGGGGGAGCCATGGGGTTGGTGTGGTCGCCGAGGCGGCAGCGGGGAGGCTCAGGCCGCCACGACCGCGCTCATCACCGCCGAAACGCGGGTGAAGTCCACATCCAGCCCGAGCATGCGCAGGATCACCGCCGAGAGCACGGCATAGACCACGGCCCCCAGCACGGCGCTGAGCAGGCCCTGCTTCAGCCGGAACCCCTGGATCAACCAGGCGGCCAGGCCGAACAGGATCACGGTGATCGCCCAGTTGTAGAGCCAGCTGACCGGCGTGATGATGCCGCCCAGGCTGGTGATCGCCCAGGGCAGGGCCATCAGGGCCTTGAGGGGCCAGATCAGCAGGGTGCCCAGCAGGCCGATGACCACGGCCGCCAGCAGGGCGATGCCGAAGCTTTCAACCTCCACCCCGAGGGGCAGCCAGGCCACGATCAGCAGAACGACGGCGCGGATTGGCCACTGCAGCAGCCACACGAGAGAACCCATGGCGATTGGGACGGGAACGTCTGAACCGTAGGCAGGGGATCGGGAGGCGACTGCCGGTGGTGACCTCCTAGTGATGAACCGTTCAGGGCTGGTCGTACAGAGCGGGGCGCTCCGGGGAGACGGTGCGGACTCCGGCGATGGCCTGACGCAACCCCCGCACCACGGCCAGCATGGCCAGTTCGTCCTCCAGCCGGTTCACCGCCGAACCCACCCCCACGCCGGCGGCACCGGCGGCGAGGGCGAGGGGCAGGGTGACAGCGGAGAGGCCGGAGGCACAGAGCACCGGCGCCGCAGGCGCCTCTTCCGCCGCGGCGGCGAGGGCGCGGCTGATGGCATGGGCCGCCGCCAGGGTGGGGGCGGCCTTCTCGATCAGGCCCAGGGTGCCGGGGCTGAGCGGCCGGGCGCTGGTGCCACCCTCCGTCTGAATGATGTCGGCGCCGGCCGCCACCAGATCCACGGCCAGCTGCTCCTGCTCGTCGAGCGGCCGCCCATGGGGCACGGTGACGCTCAGTACGGTCGCAGGCAGCAGCTTGCGGGTGCGGCGGGTGAGGTCGAGCACCTCAGCGGCATCGAAGACGCGGCCGAGCGGGTAAAAGGCGTCGTAGTTG
This portion of the Cyanobium sp. NIES-981 genome encodes:
- the holA gene encoding DNA polymerase III subunit delta, producing the protein MPIHLLWGDDEAARGRRVEALIAELVDPAWAAINLSRLDGQDAAQAARALEEARTPPFGGGARLVLLQRSPFCNQCPAELAESFEATLPLIPPSCHLLLVHAAKPDGRLRTTKALQKLVKAGEAEEQAFQLPAIWDGAGQVELVHRTARELGLQLEPGAAEALSEAIGNDSARLASELEKLQLFGRGPGGTGGPISVAAVQALVGGHSTSALAVGDALLEGEPVTAIALVESLLEQGEPALRIVASLTSQIRGWLWVALLDQRGEQDVAVIAKAAGIGNPKRIYVMRKQIRGRPAGRFLTLLSQLLDVEAALKRGADPGDAFRDGFLFAAAHGR
- a CDS encoding aspartate kinase, with product MALLVQKFGGTSVADVERIQAVARRVAHCREEGHELVVVVSAMGHTTDELTGLARAISGDPPQREMDMLLATGEQVSIALLSIALHAEGVPAVSMTGPQAGIVTESAHGRARILEIRTERLRRLLDEGHVVVVAGFQGTSSGPGGTPEITTLGRGGSDTSAVALAAALGADACEIYTDVPGVLTTDPRKVADAQLMEQVSCDEMLELASLGAAVLHPRAVEIARNYGVPLVVRSSWSDAPGTLLTSGEPRPIGMGGLELGKPVDGAELESQQAVVALSHVPDRPGVAAQLFEALGAAGLNVDLIVQATHVGSGPGSYTNDIAFTLPEADLDRAQLVCREVLAGLGADLGDGGAQLSGEAGMAKLSISGAGIMGRPGVAARLFDTLARYGINLRLIATSEVKVSCLVAGELGTKALRAAAEAFELGEAQLRHDPPPCHVGEAAVRGVALDRDQAQVAVRQVPDRPGTAAAVCRALADAGISLDAIVQSERTHGSGSQRSRDMSFTLRRDDRGRAEQALAPLLRQWPGSRFEEGPAIARVSAVGAGMPCTPGTAARMFRCLAEADVNIELIATSEIRTSCVVAEQEGVRALQAVHAAFGLGGTTRHRAEGTEAPV
- a CDS encoding EAL domain-containing protein; this encodes MIELKDFEDGLSRGEFFLEYQPIVSLQDLRCIGAEALIRWRRPSGVLMPGQFMPCAENTPASGVLTYWVMETAIAELLPWLEDHPGCHLAINVPPEILGRGGLYHYGMKTDLQKRPRQLILELTERGLPDHLALQGLSSARDLGVRIALDDVTLMGGANLAALSRCPFDIIKVDRSLVGLISPGDALPNWLEGISALIRSSELMLVAEGVETAHQLRVLQDYGIQAAQGFLFSRPLAAPELISFHRRAEQTAISGGRPSA
- the uvrB gene encoding excinuclease ABC subunit UvrB; translation: MVPFQLHAPYTPKGDQPTAIAGLVAGVEGGERYQTLLGATGTGKTFTIANVIERTGRPTLVLAHNKTLAAQLCNELREFFPNNAVEYFISYYDYYQPEAYVPVSDTYIAKTASINEEIDMLRHSATRSLFERRDVIVVASISCIYGLGIPSEYLKAAVKFQVGDTLNLRGSLRELVNNQYSRNDLEISRGRFRVRGDVLEIGPAYEDRLVRIELFGDEVEAIRYVDPTTGEILQSLESINIYPAKHFVTPKERLEEAIQAIRLELRERLDVLNSQGRLLEAQRLEQRTTYDLEMLEQVGYCNGVENYARHLAGRQAGTPPECLIDYFPDDWLLVVDESHVTCSQLQAMYNGDQSRKQVLIEHGFRLPSAADNRPLKGEEFWEKARQTIFVSATPGAWELEQSRDQVVEQVIRPTGVLDPVVEVRPTEGQVDDLLGEIRLRADRKERVLVTTLTKRMAEDLTDYLAENGVRVRYLHSEIHSIERIEIIQDLRNGEYDVLVGVNLLREGLDLPEVSLVAILDADKEGFLRAERSLIQTIGRAARHVEGVALLYADNLTDSMAKAISETERRRAIQQTYNEKHGITPTAAGKRAGNAILAFLEVSRRLNDEQLEQATEQAEHNAVPLDSLPELIQQLEEKMKAAAKNLEFEEAANLRDRIKGLRQKLVGRA
- a CDS encoding phage holin family protein; protein product: MGSLVWLLQWPIRAVVLLIVAWLPLGVEVESFGIALLAAVVIGLLGTLLIWPLKALMALPWAITSLGGIITPVSWLYNWAITVILFGLAAWLIQGFRLKQGLLSAVLGAVVYAVLSAVILRMLGLDVDFTRVSAVMSAVVAA
- a CDS encoding DUF561 domain-containing protein, translated to MSSGHSRLDQLPASLRAALAERRLLKVIAGLTNFDAASVERVSLAAGRGGADLIDVACDPVLVERAAALSGLPICVSAVDPALFPAAVAAGAALVEIGNYDAFYPLGRVFDAAEVLDLTRRTRKLLPATVLSVTVPHGRPLDEQEQLAVDLVAAGADIIQTEGGTSARPLSPGTLGLIEKAAPTLAAAHAISRALAAAAEEAPAAPVLCASGLSAVTLPLALAAGAAGVGVGSAVNRLEDELAMLAVVRGLRQAIAGVRTVSPERPALYDQP